One segment of Labilithrix sp. DNA contains the following:
- a CDS encoding 4Fe-4S binding protein, protein MTVHQPLEFFVDPSRCIGCQSCVQACSECDTHRGESMIHLEFIDRGHSVQTVPMVCMHCEQPTCAEVCPADAIKRTADGVVQSARKPRCIACGNCVMACPFGVPELYIDRAIMMKCDMCYDRTSVGKRPMCATVCPSQALFFGTREQIEAIRPQSMPTNRFRFGEQVITTRVSVMVPRAPAPAPLLDVTAAMDERPANRTVRLNVIGAIDPLPDPFAEVEV, encoded by the coding sequence ATGACCGTCCACCAGCCGCTCGAGTTCTTCGTCGATCCCAGCCGCTGCATCGGCTGCCAGTCGTGCGTGCAAGCGTGCAGCGAGTGCGACACCCATCGCGGCGAGTCGATGATCCACCTCGAGTTCATCGATCGCGGGCACAGCGTGCAGACGGTGCCGATGGTCTGCATGCACTGCGAGCAGCCGACCTGCGCCGAGGTCTGCCCCGCCGACGCGATCAAGCGGACCGCCGACGGCGTCGTCCAGAGCGCGCGGAAGCCCCGCTGCATCGCGTGCGGGAACTGCGTGATGGCGTGCCCGTTCGGGGTGCCGGAGCTCTACATCGATCGCGCGATCATGATGAAATGCGACATGTGCTACGACCGCACGTCGGTCGGCAAGCGGCCCATGTGCGCGACGGTCTGCCCGAGCCAGGCGCTCTTCTTCGGGACGCGCGAGCAGATCGAGGCGATCCGCCCGCAGTCGATGCCGACGAACCGCTTTCGCTTCGGCGAGCAGGTCATCACGACGCGCGTCAGCGTGATGGTCCCGCGCGCGCCGGCGCCGGCCCCGCTCCTCGACGTGACGGCGGCGATGGACGAGCGGCCCGCGAACCGAACGGTGCGCTTGAACGTCATCGGCGCGATCGATCCGCTCCCGGATCCCTTCGCCGAGGTGGAGGTCTGA
- a CDS encoding Rieske 2Fe-2S domain-containing protein, translating into MANDGTRDDAEAQPEWRKDFPIDVPADQYVARRDFAKFLVLTSAAFVAGQGWIAAQDLVRKNRATAARARIGLLSETPIGTASVFRYPTPHDPCLLIRPEKDVLLAYSQACTHLSCAVVPKIEEGVLYCPCHAGYFDLKTGRNIAGPPPRPLPRIVLAIEGDEIFAVGVDERTV; encoded by the coding sequence ATGGCGAACGACGGCACCCGCGACGACGCCGAGGCCCAACCGGAGTGGCGCAAGGACTTCCCGATCGACGTCCCGGCCGACCAGTACGTCGCGCGCCGCGACTTCGCGAAGTTCCTCGTCCTGACCAGCGCCGCGTTCGTCGCCGGCCAGGGATGGATCGCGGCACAGGACCTCGTCCGCAAGAACCGCGCGACGGCGGCGCGCGCGAGGATCGGGCTCCTCTCCGAGACGCCGATCGGGACCGCGTCCGTCTTCCGCTACCCGACGCCGCACGATCCCTGCCTCCTCATCCGGCCGGAGAAGGACGTCCTCCTCGCCTACAGCCAGGCGTGCACGCACCTCTCGTGCGCGGTCGTGCCGAAGATCGAGGAGGGGGTCCTCTACTGCCCCTGCCACGCGGGGTACTTCGACCTGAAGACGGGGCGCAACATCGCCGGCCCTCCGCCGCGCCCGCTCCCGCGCATCGTGCTCGCGATCGAAGGCGACGAGATCTTCGCCGTCGGCGTCGACGAGCGGACGGTGTGA
- a CDS encoding tellurite resistance/C4-dicarboxylate transporter family protein — protein MTADEKLAEMPPAYFAVAMATGIVSIAAQLLGLRTIAIALYALNVAFYAALWLLLLLRVLRHRARVRADLLHHGRCMGFFTTVAATCVIGSQSLVVAGLAGVALVAWGVAIALWVLVTYTIITVLTVKEDKPALAEGINGAWLLPAVASHAVAVLGAQLAPRLSPYAPHALFFALVTWLGGSMLYVWIISLIFYRYTFFTLRPNDLAPPYWINMGAAAIATLAGATLIGAAEHSPVLGQILPFVRGFTLFWWATATWWIPMLVILGVWRHVYKKFPLRYDPLYWGAVFPLGMYTACTVRLSQAVDAPFLLAIARPFVVVALAAWALTLVGMLRAIRART, from the coding sequence ATGACCGCGGACGAGAAGCTCGCGGAGATGCCGCCGGCGTACTTCGCCGTCGCGATGGCGACCGGCATCGTGTCGATCGCGGCCCAGCTCCTCGGGTTGCGGACGATCGCGATCGCGCTCTACGCGCTGAACGTCGCCTTCTACGCCGCGCTGTGGCTCCTGCTCCTCCTCCGCGTCCTCCGCCATCGCGCTCGCGTCCGCGCCGATCTCCTTCATCACGGCCGCTGCATGGGGTTCTTCACCACCGTCGCGGCGACGTGCGTGATCGGCTCGCAGTCGCTCGTCGTCGCCGGCCTCGCCGGCGTCGCGCTCGTCGCGTGGGGCGTCGCGATCGCGCTCTGGGTCCTCGTCACGTACACGATCATCACCGTCCTCACGGTGAAGGAGGACAAACCCGCGCTCGCGGAGGGCATCAACGGCGCGTGGCTCTTGCCGGCGGTGGCGTCGCACGCCGTCGCGGTCCTCGGCGCCCAGCTCGCGCCGCGGCTCTCGCCCTACGCGCCGCACGCGCTCTTCTTCGCGCTCGTGACGTGGCTCGGCGGGTCGATGCTCTACGTCTGGATCATCTCCCTCATCTTCTATCGCTACACGTTCTTCACCCTTCGCCCGAACGACCTCGCGCCGCCGTACTGGATCAACATGGGCGCGGCCGCGATCGCGACGCTCGCCGGCGCGACGCTGATCGGCGCCGCCGAGCACTCGCCCGTCCTCGGTCAGATCCTGCCGTTCGTGCGCGGCTTCACCCTCTTCTGGTGGGCGACCGCGACGTGGTGGATCCCGATGCTCGTCATCCTCGGCGTCTGGCGCCACGTCTACAAGAAGTTCCCCCTCCGCTACGACCCGCTCTACTGGGGCGCGGTCTTCCCGCTCGGCATGTACACCGCGTGCACGGTGCGCCTCTCGCAAGCGGTCGACGCGCCGTTCCTCCTCGCGATCGCGCGGCCGTTCGTGGTGGTGGCCCTCGCGGCCTGGGCGCTCACGCTGGTCGGGATGCTCCGCGCGATCAGGGCGCGAACGTGA
- a CDS encoding sigma 54-interacting transcriptional regulator produces the protein MPRSYDDPETQIATEAHRVASAPVERLRATVSEGPDAGQSFDLDPNAPSRILVGTSPVCAIRLGDPTVSRRHAAFEPTQKGGFRLDDLGSTNGTAIDGVRIASAFVRGGETIRFGSTAIALETMRVRGEPADLGNQMRYGRTFGASTAMRRLYPLCERIAKARVPCLIEGETGTGKEVLAESLHEMGGSRGPFVVFDCTTVSSQLIESELFGHVRGAFTGAERDRAGVFEEADGGTLLIDEIGDLDLPLQAKLLRLIDRGELRRVGGRQTIKVDVRVLSATRRDLDKEVAAGRFRDDLFHRLAVARVELPPLRDRHGDVPLLVKQFVKEMSGDPSLVAEILSRFADYTWPGNVRELRNLVARYVALGADIEMPVRAPPAASRSVAAVQGGGGDWLDSLVAEDIPFPIARRMSLEEFERRYVAAVLARHNGNVGQAAKASGLALRYFRLVRARQK, from the coding sequence GTGCCGCGCAGCTACGACGATCCCGAGACCCAGATCGCGACGGAGGCGCATCGCGTCGCCTCCGCGCCGGTGGAGCGGCTCCGCGCGACCGTGAGCGAAGGACCCGACGCCGGGCAGTCGTTCGACCTCGATCCGAACGCGCCGTCGCGCATCCTCGTCGGCACGAGCCCGGTCTGCGCGATCCGCCTCGGCGATCCCACCGTCTCGCGCCGGCACGCCGCGTTCGAGCCCACGCAGAAGGGCGGCTTCCGCCTCGACGACCTCGGCTCCACCAACGGCACCGCGATCGACGGCGTCCGCATCGCGTCTGCGTTCGTGCGCGGCGGAGAGACGATCCGCTTCGGCAGCACCGCGATCGCGCTCGAGACGATGCGCGTCCGCGGCGAGCCGGCCGACCTCGGCAACCAGATGCGCTACGGCCGCACGTTCGGCGCGAGCACCGCGATGCGGCGGCTCTACCCGCTCTGCGAGCGCATCGCGAAGGCGCGCGTGCCGTGCCTCATCGAGGGCGAGACCGGCACCGGGAAGGAGGTCCTCGCCGAGTCGCTCCACGAGATGGGCGGATCGCGCGGGCCCTTCGTCGTCTTCGACTGCACGACCGTGTCGTCGCAGCTCATCGAGTCGGAGCTCTTCGGTCACGTCCGCGGCGCGTTCACCGGCGCCGAGCGCGATCGCGCCGGCGTCTTCGAGGAGGCCGACGGCGGCACGCTCCTCATCGACGAGATCGGCGACCTCGATCTCCCGCTCCAGGCGAAGCTCCTCCGCCTGATCGATCGCGGCGAGCTCCGCCGCGTCGGCGGGCGCCAGACGATCAAGGTCGACGTCCGCGTCCTCTCCGCGACGCGCCGCGATCTCGACAAGGAGGTCGCCGCGGGCCGCTTCCGCGACGACCTGTTCCATCGCCTCGCCGTCGCGCGGGTCGAGCTCCCGCCGCTCCGCGATCGCCACGGCGACGTGCCGCTGCTCGTGAAGCAGTTCGTCAAGGAGATGAGCGGCGATCCTTCGCTCGTCGCCGAGATCCTCTCGCGCTTCGCCGACTACACGTGGCCCGGCAACGTGCGCGAGCTCCGGAACCTCGTCGCGCGCTACGTCGCGCTCGGCGCCGACATCGAGATGCCGGTCCGCGCGCCGCCCGCCGCGTCGCGGTCGGTCGCGGCGGTCCAAGGCGGCGGCGGCGACTGGCTCGACTCGCTCGTCGCGGAGGACATCCCGTTCCCGATCGCGCGGCGCATGTCGCTCGAGGAGTTCGAGCGCCGCTACGTCGCCGCCGTGCTCGCGCGCCACAACGGCAACGTGGGCCAGGCGGCGAAGGCGTCGGGCCTCGCGCTCCGCTACTTCCGCCTCGTGCGCGCGCGCCAGAAGTGA
- a CDS encoding MarC family protein, whose protein sequence is MGAYTKSFLLLFMLLNPFLMSVYLLDLIHDLRVATFVRVLARGAVIAGSAFCFFAWTGDAIFSDYLQVRFASFQVFGGIVFLIIGVRFVFEGVQTIRKLRGPVEHVAGSIALPFMIGPGTVSASVVIGARLPLAGAIAVIVIVMLSTVLLLFLLKLVHDRVKVTNARLTERYLEVVGRISALLIGTFSVEMILDGVTTWLKVARIIGRA, encoded by the coding sequence ATGGGCGCCTACACGAAGTCTTTCCTCCTCCTCTTCATGCTCCTCAATCCATTCCTGATGAGCGTCTACCTGCTCGATCTCATCCACGATCTGCGTGTAGCCACCTTCGTGCGCGTCCTCGCGCGCGGGGCCGTCATCGCGGGCAGCGCCTTCTGCTTCTTCGCGTGGACCGGCGACGCCATCTTCTCCGACTATCTGCAGGTCCGCTTTGCGTCGTTCCAAGTGTTCGGTGGGATCGTCTTCCTCATCATCGGGGTCCGCTTCGTGTTCGAGGGCGTGCAGACGATTCGCAAGCTGCGCGGCCCCGTGGAGCACGTCGCAGGCTCGATCGCGCTGCCGTTCATGATCGGACCGGGCACGGTGAGCGCGAGCGTCGTCATCGGCGCGCGCCTGCCGCTCGCCGGAGCCATCGCCGTGATCGTGATCGTGATGCTGTCGACGGTGCTCCTCCTCTTTCTGCTGAAGCTCGTGCACGATCGCGTGAAGGTCACCAATGCGCGCCTCACCGAGCGATACCTCGAGGTGGTCGGGCGGATCTCGGCGCTCCTCATCGGCACGTTCTCGGTGGAGATGATCCTGGACGGTGTCACGACCTGGCTCAAGGTCGCCCGAATCATCGGCCGCGCCTGA